Proteins from a genomic interval of Burkholderia cepacia GG4:
- the argH gene encoding argininosuccinate lyase, translating to MTSQLHKKGEAWSARFSEPMSELVKRYTSSVFFDKRLALVDIAGSLAHASMLAAQKIISADDLAAIERGMAQIKGEIERGEFEWQLDLEDVHLNIEARLTALIGDAGKRLHTGRSRNDQVATDIRLWLRGEIDRIGGLLNDLRGALIDLAETNADTIMPGFTHLQVAQPVTFGHHLLAYVEMFTRDAERMRDCRTRVNRLPLGAAALAGTSYPIDRHAVAKTLGFDGICANSLDAVSDRDFAIEFTAASALVMTHVSRFSEELVLWMSPRVGFIDIADRFCTGSSIMPQKKNPDVPELARGKTGRVNGHLMALLTLMKGQPLAYNKDNQEDKEPLFDTVDTVADTLRIFAEMVAGITVKPDAMRAAALQGFSTATDLADYLVKRGLPFRDAHEAVAHAVKICDDRGIDLADLTLDEMKQELPNVAHLIGDDVFSYLTLEGSVASRNHPGGTAPDQVRAAVKAARAALGK from the coding sequence CGATGTCGGAGCTGGTCAAGCGCTACACCTCGTCGGTCTTTTTCGACAAGCGTCTCGCGCTCGTCGACATCGCCGGCTCGCTCGCACACGCCAGCATGCTCGCGGCGCAGAAGATCATCAGCGCCGACGACCTCGCCGCGATCGAACGCGGGATGGCGCAGATCAAGGGCGAGATCGAGCGCGGCGAATTCGAATGGCAGCTGGATCTCGAGGACGTCCACCTGAACATCGAGGCGCGCCTGACCGCGCTGATCGGCGATGCCGGCAAGCGCCTGCATACGGGCCGCTCGCGCAACGACCAGGTCGCGACCGACATCCGTCTGTGGCTGCGCGGCGAGATCGACCGCATCGGCGGCCTGCTGAACGACCTGCGCGGCGCGCTGATCGACCTCGCGGAAACGAACGCGGACACGATCATGCCGGGCTTCACGCACCTGCAGGTCGCGCAGCCCGTCACGTTCGGCCACCACCTGCTCGCGTACGTCGAGATGTTCACGCGCGACGCGGAACGCATGCGCGACTGCCGCACGCGCGTGAACCGCCTGCCGCTCGGCGCCGCCGCGCTCGCCGGCACCAGCTACCCGATCGACCGTCACGCGGTGGCGAAGACGCTCGGCTTCGACGGCATCTGCGCGAACTCGCTCGACGCGGTGTCGGATCGCGACTTCGCGATCGAATTCACGGCAGCGTCCGCGCTGGTGATGACGCACGTGTCGCGCTTCTCGGAAGAACTCGTGCTGTGGATGAGCCCGCGCGTCGGCTTCATCGACATCGCCGACCGCTTCTGCACCGGCAGCTCGATCATGCCGCAGAAGAAGAACCCGGACGTGCCGGAGCTCGCGCGCGGCAAGACCGGTCGCGTCAATGGCCACCTGATGGCGCTCCTCACGCTGATGAAGGGCCAGCCGCTCGCGTACAACAAGGACAACCAGGAAGACAAGGAACCGCTGTTCGACACGGTCGACACCGTCGCCGACACGCTGCGGATCTTCGCCGAGATGGTCGCGGGCATCACCGTGAAGCCGGACGCGATGCGCGCGGCTGCGCTGCAGGGTTTCTCGACCGCCACCGACCTCGCCGACTACCTCGTGAAGCGCGGGCTGCCGTTCCGCGATGCGCACGAAGCCGTCGCGCACGCGGTGAAGATCTGCGACGACCGCGGGATCGACCTTGCCGACCTGACGCTCGACGAGATGAAGCAGGAACTGCCGAACGTCGCGCACCTGATCGGCGACGACGTGTTCAGCTACCTGACGCTCGAAGGTTCGGTCGCGAGCCGCAACCACCCGGGCGGCACTGCGCCCGATCAAGTGCGTGCGGCGGTCAAGGCCGCCCGCGCCGCGCTCGGCAAGTAA
- a CDS encoding HAD family hydrolase: MTFSAALFDMDGLLVDSERTIMNTWIDVSNAHGVALTEIDYLQIVGRSFAEGQVILARLIGDTDTFDAVRTRVREQLAAPEPHPKFPLKPGALTLLDALARAGIPCAVASSSARDVIRARLDAVGVLPFFRAIAGGDEVARGKPDPAVYRLAAERLGVPAHACVAFEDSDFGAQSAAGAGAAVVTVPDLKAPTPEIIALSLHVLASLDDAVALVPSWFGHLDTQQPA; encoded by the coding sequence ATGACCTTCTCCGCCGCGCTCTTCGACATGGACGGCCTGCTCGTCGATTCCGAGCGGACCATCATGAACACGTGGATCGACGTGTCGAACGCACACGGCGTCGCGCTGACCGAGATCGACTACCTGCAGATCGTCGGCCGCTCGTTCGCCGAAGGCCAGGTCATCCTCGCGCGGCTGATCGGCGACACCGACACGTTCGATGCGGTGCGCACCCGCGTGCGCGAACAGCTCGCCGCGCCCGAGCCTCATCCGAAGTTTCCGCTGAAGCCCGGCGCGCTCACGCTGCTCGACGCGCTCGCGCGGGCCGGCATCCCGTGCGCGGTCGCGTCGTCGTCCGCGCGCGACGTGATCCGCGCGCGGCTCGACGCGGTCGGCGTGCTGCCGTTCTTCCGCGCGATCGCGGGCGGCGACGAAGTCGCGCGCGGCAAGCCCGACCCGGCCGTCTACCGGCTCGCGGCCGAACGCCTCGGCGTGCCGGCGCACGCGTGCGTCGCATTCGAGGACAGCGACTTCGGCGCGCAGTCGGCCGCCGGTGCCGGTGCAGCGGTCGTCACCGTGCCCGACCTGAAGGCGCCGACGCCCGAGATCATCGCGCTGAGCCTGCACGTGCTTGCGTCGCTCGACGACGCGGTCGCGCTCGTGCCGTCGTGGTTCGGCCACCTCGATACGCAGCAACCCGCGTAA